A genomic window from Hyla sarda isolate aHylSar1 chromosome 10, aHylSar1.hap1, whole genome shotgun sequence includes:
- the THY1 gene encoding thy-1 membrane glycoprotein isoform X1, translating to METVASILRIVLFFFLISDKNTPSTETALRCQYRRDMNYLLPIMILVAVLQACCAQKITRFTACLMGRGPTLRLDCRYMNITNNPLRYEFKLKRKKDPETILSTINLNHFNDKYHNRASVYTERGLVQLHIERYNSSDLGQYSCTLNIPEDLTINQTVAINVSKERLERCAGVSILSLKTSWPLISLLFLPLLQAGGFF from the exons ATGGAGACTGTAGCCAGTATCCTCCGGAtagtcttatttttttttcttatatcagaTAAGAATACACCCAGTACTGAAACTGCACTGAG GTGCCAATACAGAAGAGACATGAATTACTTACTGCCAATAATGATACTAGTTGCTG tactACAGGCATGCTGTGCACAGAAAATTACAAGATTCACAGCTTGCTTGATGGGTCGTGGCCCAACACTGAGGTTAGACTGCCGTTATATGAACATTACCAACAATCCATTGCGCTATGAATTCAAGCTGAAACGTAAAAAGGATCCAGAGACCATTCTTAGTACCATAAACCTTAATCACTTCAACGACAAATACCATAACCGAGCCAGTGTATATACAGAACGTGGCCTGGTTCAGCTGCATATTGAGCGCTACAATTCCTCCGATTTAGGCCAGTATTCTTGCACTTTAAACATTCCTGAAGACCTCACCATCAACCAAACAGTAGCCATCAATGTTAGTAAAG AGAGGCTGGAAAGATGTGCTGGAGTCAGCATCCTCTCCCTTAAAACATCATGGCCTCTGATTTCACTCCTCTTCCTGCCCTTACTTCAAGCTGGTGGATTCTTTTAA
- the THY1 gene encoding thy-1 membrane glycoprotein isoform X2 → MNYLLPIMILVAVLQACCAQKITRFTACLMGRGPTLRLDCRYMNITNNPLRYEFKLKRKKDPETILSTINLNHFNDKYHNRASVYTERGLVQLHIERYNSSDLGQYSCTLNIPEDLTINQTVAINVSKERLERCAGVSILSLKTSWPLISLLFLPLLQAGGFF, encoded by the exons ATGAATTACTTACTGCCAATAATGATACTAGTTGCTG tactACAGGCATGCTGTGCACAGAAAATTACAAGATTCACAGCTTGCTTGATGGGTCGTGGCCCAACACTGAGGTTAGACTGCCGTTATATGAACATTACCAACAATCCATTGCGCTATGAATTCAAGCTGAAACGTAAAAAGGATCCAGAGACCATTCTTAGTACCATAAACCTTAATCACTTCAACGACAAATACCATAACCGAGCCAGTGTATATACAGAACGTGGCCTGGTTCAGCTGCATATTGAGCGCTACAATTCCTCCGATTTAGGCCAGTATTCTTGCACTTTAAACATTCCTGAAGACCTCACCATCAACCAAACAGTAGCCATCAATGTTAGTAAAG AGAGGCTGGAAAGATGTGCTGGAGTCAGCATCCTCTCCCTTAAAACATCATGGCCTCTGATTTCACTCCTCTTCCTGCCCTTACTTCAAGCTGGTGGATTCTTTTAA